One segment of Streptomyces sp. NBC_00102 DNA contains the following:
- a CDS encoding right-handed parallel beta-helix repeat-containing protein, with protein sequence MAQGTVQVTHTGTSRWRRRTGEYPSLGAALEAAAEGDVLTIAPGTYRENLVVERAVTLRGPEGAVGSVRIAPVDGVPLTVRASAIIQDLHVEGQDSAAPAVLVEAGAPDLVDLRIVTRSAAGIEVRGAGRPTVRRCTVDNPAGVGIAVLDGAGGVFEECEVVSAGQSGVSVRDGAHPRFDRCRVHHSSGSGLSVTGEGSGLEAVGCEVYEVKGSGVQVTARASAHLTDCTVHRTSGDGITLDTDAVLTLADCDIHDIPENAIDLRSRSVLTLTRSTVRRFGRNGLSVWDPGTRVDANQCEIHDSTGDYPAVWVSDGATVILDACRVHDVPDALFVLDRGSRADVVDSDLTQIRNTAVSVSDGATAQLDDCRIREASTGAWFRDHGSGGTLNNCTIDAAQTGVIVTKGADPTIERCTVTSPAEAGFYVSAEGRGTFHGCRVTGSEGYGFHVMDGCRTTLTRCRTERCARGGYEFPEGTTHDGAAGAGPVVEDCTSDESALRGPAAAPAAPVLTETRAVAPGLLGSMPAQRGAAPSAVPVTDPPAEPARDSDAVLGELDALVGLESVKREVRALTDMIEVGRRRQRAGLKAASVRRHLVFTGSPGTGKTTVARLYGEILASLGVLERGHLVEVSRVDLVGEHIGSTAIRTQEAFDRARGGVLFVDEAYALSPEDSGRDFGREAIDTLVKLMEDHRDAVVVIVAGYTHEMERFLTVNPGVASRFSRTITFGDYQPEELLRIVQQQAEEHEYTLADGTGEALAKYFTELPKGPAFGNGRTARQTFESMVERHAGRVAQFAETSTDDLTLLYPEDLPELP encoded by the coding sequence ATGGCACAGGGCACGGTCCAGGTGACGCACACCGGCACATCGCGATGGCGGCGCCGCACGGGCGAGTACCCCTCGCTCGGCGCGGCTCTGGAGGCGGCGGCAGAGGGCGATGTCCTCACGATCGCTCCGGGAACGTACCGGGAAAATCTCGTCGTCGAGCGGGCGGTCACGCTGCGCGGTCCCGAAGGGGCTGTCGGCTCGGTCCGGATCGCGCCGGTGGACGGTGTGCCGCTCACCGTGCGGGCGTCCGCCATCATCCAGGACCTGCACGTGGAGGGACAGGACTCGGCGGCCCCGGCGGTGCTGGTGGAGGCCGGTGCCCCCGACCTCGTGGACCTGCGGATAGTGACGCGCTCGGCCGCCGGTATCGAGGTGCGCGGGGCCGGCCGGCCCACCGTTCGCCGCTGCACCGTCGACAACCCGGCCGGGGTCGGGATCGCCGTCCTGGACGGGGCGGGCGGCGTGTTCGAGGAGTGCGAGGTCGTCTCGGCGGGGCAGTCCGGCGTGTCGGTGCGCGACGGCGCGCACCCCCGGTTCGACCGCTGCCGCGTCCACCACTCCTCCGGCTCGGGTCTGAGCGTGACCGGCGAAGGCAGCGGACTGGAGGCGGTGGGCTGCGAGGTGTACGAGGTCAAGGGCAGCGGGGTACAGGTCACCGCGCGCGCCTCGGCCCATCTCACCGACTGCACCGTGCACCGCACCTCCGGCGACGGCATCACGCTCGATACGGACGCGGTGCTGACGTTGGCCGACTGCGACATCCACGACATCCCGGAGAACGCGATCGACCTGCGTTCCCGCTCGGTGCTGACGCTGACCCGTTCGACGGTCCGGCGGTTCGGCCGCAACGGGCTCTCCGTGTGGGATCCCGGTACCCGGGTGGACGCCAACCAGTGCGAGATCCACGACAGTACGGGCGACTACCCCGCCGTCTGGGTCAGTGACGGCGCCACGGTGATACTCGACGCCTGCCGCGTCCACGACGTGCCCGACGCCCTGTTCGTCCTCGACCGGGGTTCCCGTGCCGACGTGGTGGACAGCGATCTCACCCAGATCCGCAACACCGCCGTCTCGGTGAGCGACGGGGCCACCGCTCAACTGGACGACTGCCGCATCCGGGAGGCGTCCACCGGTGCCTGGTTCCGCGACCACGGCAGTGGCGGCACCCTCAACAACTGCACCATCGACGCGGCGCAGACCGGTGTCATCGTCACCAAGGGCGCCGACCCCACCATCGAGCGCTGCACGGTGACCTCGCCGGCCGAGGCCGGGTTCTACGTCTCCGCCGAGGGCCGGGGCACCTTCCACGGCTGCCGGGTGACCGGCAGCGAGGGGTACGGCTTCCACGTGATGGACGGGTGCCGCACCACCCTCACCCGGTGCCGTACGGAGCGTTGCGCGCGGGGCGGTTACGAGTTCCCCGAGGGCACCACGCACGACGGAGCGGCGGGTGCGGGGCCGGTGGTGGAGGACTGCACCAGCGACGAGAGCGCCCTGCGCGGTCCCGCCGCCGCGCCCGCCGCGCCGGTGCTCACCGAGACCCGGGCGGTGGCGCCGGGGCTGCTCGGTTCGATGCCCGCTCAGCGTGGTGCGGCGCCCTCCGCCGTACCCGTGACCGATCCGCCGGCCGAGCCGGCCCGCGACTCCGACGCCGTCCTCGGCGAACTGGACGCGCTGGTGGGGCTGGAGAGCGTCAAGCGGGAGGTCCGGGCGCTGACCGACATGATCGAGGTGGGCCGCCGCCGGCAGCGGGCGGGTCTGAAGGCCGCCTCCGTGCGCCGCCATCTCGTCTTCACGGGGTCCCCCGGCACCGGCAAGACCACGGTGGCCCGGCTGTACGGCGAGATCCTGGCGTCGCTGGGTGTGCTGGAGCGCGGCCACCTGGTCGAGGTGTCCCGGGTGGACCTGGTCGGCGAGCACATCGGCTCGACCGCCATCCGTACCCAGGAGGCGTTCGACCGCGCGCGGGGCGGGGTGCTCTTCGTGGACGAGGCGTACGCGCTCTCTCCCGAGGACTCCGGCCGGGACTTCGGGCGGGAGGCCATCGACACCCTGGTGAAGCTGATGGAGGACCACCGAGACGCCGTGGTGGTGATCGTCGCCGGCTACACCCACGAGATGGAGCGGTTCCTCACCGTCAATCCGGGTGTGGCGTCGCGCTTCTCCCGGACCATCACCTTCGGCGACTACCAGCCGGAGGAACTCCTGCGGATCGTCCAGCAGCAGGCCGAGGAACACGAGTACACCCTCGCCGATGGCACCGGGGAGGCTCTCGCGAAGTACTTCACGGAGCTGCCCAAGGGACCCGCCTTCGGCAACGGGCGTACCGCGCGCCAGACCTTCGAGTCGATGGTGGAGCGGCACGCGGGCCGGGTCGCCCAGTTCGCCGAGACGAGCACGGACGACCTGACCCTGCTCTACCCCGAGGACCTCCCCGAACTCCCCTGA
- a CDS encoding SRPBCC family protein produces the protein MAVFRIERFTSLPPAEAWRRVTDWERHGAHVPLTSVLVPAGARTGVGTVFVARTGVGPLTFDDPMEVVRWTPPEAGRAGLCRLEKRGRTVRGRASIDVMPARAGSHVVWVEEVRLFLPGRWIDPLLVAAGRRMFGRVLDGLLEAPAREPG, from the coding sequence GTGGCCGTCTTCCGGATCGAGCGATTCACGTCCCTTCCACCCGCCGAGGCCTGGCGCCGGGTGACCGACTGGGAGCGTCACGGTGCCCACGTGCCGCTCACCTCGGTCCTCGTCCCGGCCGGTGCGCGGACCGGCGTGGGGACGGTGTTCGTCGCCCGGACCGGGGTGGGGCCGCTCACCTTCGACGACCCCATGGAAGTGGTGCGCTGGACGCCTCCCGAGGCGGGCCGTGCGGGGCTCTGCCGCCTGGAGAAGCGCGGACGGACGGTACGCGGACGCGCGTCGATCGACGTGATGCCGGCCCGGGCCGGCTCCCACGTGGTGTGGGTGGAGGAGGTCCGGCTGTTCCTTCCCGGCAGGTGGATCGATCCGCTGCTCGTGGCGGCGGGGCGGCGCATGTTCGGGCGGGTTCTCGACGGTCTCCTCGAAGCCCCGGCACGTGAGCCGGGGTAG
- a CDS encoding NUDIX domain-containing protein, protein MATPDFIRAIRATAGHQLLLLPGVSAVVFDDDGRVLLGKRADTGKWSVIGGIPEPGEQPARTAEREVYEETAVRCVAERVVLTEALKPVEYPNGDHCQYLDVTFRCRATGGEPRVNDDESLEVGWFALDALPPLAEFARFRIKQSLTDGPTWFRAADDAGLG, encoded by the coding sequence ATGGCTACTCCCGACTTCATCCGCGCGATCAGGGCCACCGCCGGCCACCAGTTGCTCCTGCTGCCCGGGGTGAGCGCGGTCGTCTTCGACGACGACGGACGGGTCCTCCTCGGCAAGCGTGCCGACACCGGCAAGTGGTCGGTCATCGGCGGCATCCCGGAACCGGGCGAGCAGCCCGCCCGGACCGCCGAACGCGAGGTGTACGAGGAGACCGCGGTGCGCTGCGTGGCCGAACGCGTGGTGCTCACCGAGGCGCTCAAGCCGGTGGAGTACCCCAACGGGGACCACTGCCAGTACCTCGACGTCACCTTCCGGTGCCGGGCCACGGGCGGCGAGCCACGCGTCAACGACGACGAGTCGCTGGAGGTGGGCTGGTTCGCCCTGGACGCGCTGCCGCCGCTGGCCGAGTTCGCGCGCTTCCGGATCAAGCAGTCCCTCACCGACGGCCCCACCTGGTTCAGGGCCGCCGACGACGCCGGCCTCGGCTGA
- a CDS encoding MOSC domain-containing protein, producing the protein MAPPALASLHLHPVKSLAALTVDEAEVEPWGLAGDRRWMLVDRTGTAVTQRQEPRLTGISAMPLPGGGVELSAPGRVRLAVAVPERAETVVVELFGKKLEVVEAAPAAHAWLSGFLGAEVRLVHQDAPSYRRPVDPAYARPGETVSLADGYPLLVTTASSLDALNALIASGDHPSEGPLPMNRFRPNAVIDGTVPWEEDGWRRIAIGAVAFRVVKPCARCVITTTDQSTAVRGKEPLRTLAVHRRSGTKLVFGQNLVPEGTGTVRVGDPFRVLG; encoded by the coding sequence ATGGCTCCTCCTGCTCTCGCCTCCCTCCATCTCCACCCCGTCAAGTCGCTGGCGGCACTGACCGTCGACGAGGCCGAGGTCGAGCCGTGGGGACTCGCCGGTGACCGTCGCTGGATGCTGGTGGACAGGACGGGCACAGCCGTCACACAGCGTCAGGAACCCCGGCTGACGGGGATCTCCGCGATGCCGCTGCCCGGTGGAGGGGTGGAGCTGTCCGCGCCCGGGAGGGTGCGGCTGGCGGTGGCGGTGCCGGAGCGCGCGGAGACGGTCGTCGTGGAGCTGTTCGGCAAGAAGCTCGAGGTGGTCGAGGCGGCACCGGCCGCGCACGCCTGGCTGAGCGGGTTCCTCGGGGCGGAGGTCCGGCTCGTCCACCAGGACGCGCCGTCGTACCGGAGACCCGTCGACCCGGCGTACGCGCGGCCCGGGGAGACCGTCAGCCTCGCGGACGGGTACCCGCTGCTGGTGACCACCGCCTCGTCGCTGGACGCCCTCAACGCGCTGATCGCGAGCGGCGACCACCCGTCGGAGGGCCCGCTGCCGATGAACCGGTTCCGGCCCAACGCCGTGATCGACGGCACCGTCCCCTGGGAGGAGGACGGCTGGCGGCGGATCGCGATCGGCGCGGTCGCCTTCCGCGTGGTGAAGCCGTGCGCGAGGTGCGTGATCACCACCACCGACCAGTCGACGGCCGTGCGGGGCAAGGAACCGCTGCGCACCCTCGCGGTGCACCGCAGGTCGGGGACGAAGCTGGTCTTCGGCCAGAACCTCGTGCCGGAGGGCACCGGAACCGTGCGGGTCGGTGACCCGTTCCGCGTTCTCGGGTGA
- a CDS encoding glutamate racemase: protein MKIALMDSGIGLLAAAAEVRRLRPDADLVLSSDPGTMPWGPRTPEDVTALALAVARAAAAHRPDALVVACNTASVRALPALRAELEPALPVIGTVPAIKPAAAGGAPFAIWATPATTGSPYQRGLIRDFAADVDVTEVPCPGLADAIEYADEAAIDRAVAAAAALTPDGVGTVVLGCTHYELVADRVADALHRPGRPPVVLRGSAGAVAAQALRRIGAGPAPSAEPTGTLTVLLSGHEGDLPDAALTYAEGRLLRGVGASR from the coding sequence GTGAAGATCGCGCTCATGGACTCAGGAATCGGCCTGCTGGCGGCCGCCGCCGAGGTGCGCCGACTGCGCCCCGACGCCGATCTGGTGCTCTCCTCGGACCCCGGCACCATGCCCTGGGGGCCACGCACGCCCGAGGACGTCACCGCGCTCGCGCTCGCCGTGGCCCGCGCCGCCGCGGCGCACCGGCCGGACGCGCTGGTCGTCGCCTGCAACACGGCGTCGGTACGCGCGCTGCCCGCTCTCCGGGCCGAGCTGGAGCCCGCGCTGCCGGTCATCGGCACCGTACCGGCGATCAAGCCCGCGGCCGCCGGCGGCGCCCCCTTCGCCATCTGGGCCACCCCCGCCACCACCGGCAGCCCCTACCAGCGCGGGCTCATCCGGGACTTCGCGGCCGACGTGGACGTCACCGAGGTGCCCTGCCCCGGACTGGCCGACGCGATCGAGTACGCCGACGAGGCCGCGATCGACCGCGCCGTCGCGGCGGCCGCCGCCCTCACCCCCGACGGAGTCGGCACGGTGGTCCTCGGCTGCACCCATTACGAGCTGGTCGCGGACCGCGTCGCCGACGCCCTCCACCGGCCGGGCCGCCCCCCGGTGGTCCTGCGCGGTTCCGCCGGGGCCGTCGCCGCCCAGGCGCTGCGCCGCATCGGCGCCGGACCCGCTCCGTCGGCCGAACCGACCGGAACTCTCACCGTTCTCCTCAGCGGCCACGAGGGCGATCTCCCGGACGCCGCTCTCACCTACGCCGAGGGCAGACTGCTGCGGGGCGTGGGCGCCTCCCGCTGA
- a CDS encoding DeoR/GlpR family DNA-binding transcription regulator, whose protein sequence is MSENQNLLAEQRRALILDEVRKRGGVRVNELTRRLNVSDMTIRRDLDALARQGVIEKVHGGAVPAVGTSTHEPGFEAKSALEPSAKEDIARAAAAMAAPGSAIALSGGTTTYALAQRLVDVPDLTVVTNSVRVADVFHDAHRPASSGAARAGAATVVLTGGVRTPSDSLVGPVADRAIGSLHFDVLFLGVHGISDEAGLSTPNLAEAETNRRFVAAARRVVVVADHTKWGTIGLSSFATLGEVDTFVTDAGLSAKARAEIEELLPGGLLVAGPAGAPEPDEQPLAER, encoded by the coding sequence GTGAGCGAGAATCAGAATCTGCTCGCGGAGCAGCGGCGTGCCCTGATCCTCGACGAGGTCCGCAAGCGCGGCGGGGTCCGCGTGAACGAGCTGACCCGCAGGCTCAACGTGTCCGACATGACGATCCGGCGTGACCTGGACGCGCTGGCCCGCCAGGGCGTCATCGAGAAGGTGCACGGCGGCGCGGTGCCGGCCGTCGGGACGAGCACCCACGAGCCCGGTTTCGAGGCGAAGTCGGCGCTGGAGCCGAGTGCCAAAGAGGACATCGCGCGGGCCGCCGCGGCGATGGCCGCGCCGGGCAGCGCCATCGCGCTCTCGGGCGGTACGACGACCTATGCGCTGGCGCAGCGACTGGTGGACGTGCCGGACCTGACCGTGGTGACCAACTCGGTGCGGGTGGCCGACGTGTTCCACGACGCCCACCGCCCGGCCTCCTCGGGCGCCGCCCGCGCGGGGGCGGCCACGGTGGTGCTGACGGGCGGGGTGCGGACCCCCTCCGACTCGCTCGTCGGGCCGGTGGCGGACCGGGCCATCGGCTCGCTCCACTTCGACGTGCTCTTCCTCGGGGTGCACGGCATCTCCGACGAGGCCGGTCTCTCCACACCGAATCTGGCGGAGGCGGAGACGAACCGGCGGTTCGTGGCGGCCGCGCGTCGGGTCGTGGTGGTGGCCGACCACACCAAGTGGGGGACGATCGGCCTGAGTTCCTTCGCGACACTCGGCGAGGTGGACACCTTCGTGACGGACGCGGGTCTGTCGGCGAAGGCGCGCGCGGAGATCGAGGAGCTGCTGCCGGGCGGCCTGCTGGTCGCGGGGCCGGCCGGGGCGCCGGAACCCGACGAGCAACCGCTCGCCGAGCGCTGA
- a CDS encoding DUF6643 family protein yields MTSPRSSYGSGYYAAPSFADTPIYDSLVAERGTPQIAPIRVPAAYETGNSYLPALPSSLPALPAAPSPPAGSYGYQQPMAQPYQPQAPMHPAQMQPAQLQHAPAPYIPQQPSPARGYPQQQTPARGFPQQQAPGRGGYQPQQQPPRPAPSTGYEAMRPAAPRPAPAPSPYEDPYDRPYQGRGY; encoded by the coding sequence ATGACCTCCCCCCGCTCCAGCTACGGAAGCGGCTACTACGCCGCACCGTCGTTCGCCGACACTCCGATCTACGACTCCCTGGTCGCGGAGCGAGGCACGCCTCAGATCGCGCCGATCCGAGTCCCCGCCGCGTACGAGACCGGCAACAGCTACCTCCCGGCGCTGCCGTCCTCCCTGCCGGCTCTCCCCGCCGCTCCTTCCCCGCCCGCGGGTTCCTACGGCTACCAACAGCCGATGGCGCAGCCGTACCAGCCGCAGGCCCCGATGCACCCCGCGCAGATGCAGCCCGCACAGCTGCAGCACGCCCCCGCGCCATACATCCCGCAGCAGCCCTCCCCGGCGCGGGGATACCCGCAGCAGCAGACGCCCGCCCGCGGCTTCCCGCAGCAGCAGGCTCCGGGGCGCGGCGGCTACCAGCCGCAGCAGCAGCCGCCGCGGCCCGCGCCCTCCACCGGCTACGAGGCGATGCGGCCGGCGGCCCCCCGCCCCGCACCGGCGCCCTCCCCGTACGAGGACCCGTACGACCGGCCGTACCAGGGCCGGGGGTACTGA
- a CDS encoding glycoside hydrolase family 26 protein, whose product MSRSRRIVNLCVGTVAAGVLAVSGASGFRVTGGGFADGAGPHLDPSSTAVGAYLDYGPEGVARMAEMSQWLGGKELRVGHSYLPGDLWVNIEGSVDFLGAWAAWRQARPDRMFVLNTPMLERNEVRVSDATVRRRLRSGAAGLYDRHFRKLAERLVGLGVPDTVIVLGWEMNGTTYAHRCGPDPSAWKAYWQRIVTSMRSVEGQRFRFDFAPSRGRDAVPWTECYPGDDFVDIVGMDSYDQPPGENFDDQVHGEYGLQKHVDFAAEHGKPISYPEWGLFRNGDNPEYMRRMLEWMDLHPPVYQTITDYCPHGVWGCTGNPEASKLYRSFLMDENRPAPDPADTSPAPGEWCFPLSLSDWITDWTASRRICVRL is encoded by the coding sequence GTGTCCCGTAGTCGCCGTATCGTCAATCTCTGTGTGGGCACGGTCGCGGCCGGTGTGCTCGCGGTCAGCGGTGCCTCCGGTTTCCGGGTCACCGGGGGAGGTTTCGCCGACGGCGCCGGACCCCATCTCGATCCGAGCAGCACGGCGGTCGGCGCCTACCTGGACTACGGCCCCGAAGGCGTGGCGCGGATGGCGGAGATGTCCCAATGGCTCGGCGGGAAGGAGCTGCGCGTCGGGCACAGCTATCTGCCGGGCGACCTCTGGGTGAACATCGAGGGCTCCGTCGACTTCCTGGGCGCGTGGGCGGCCTGGCGGCAGGCGCGGCCCGACCGGATGTTCGTCCTCAACACGCCGATGCTGGAGCGGAACGAGGTGCGGGTCTCGGACGCCACGGTGCGCAGGCGGCTGCGGTCCGGCGCGGCGGGTTTGTACGACCGGCACTTCCGCAAGCTCGCCGAACGGCTGGTCGGGCTGGGAGTCCCGGACACGGTGATCGTGCTCGGCTGGGAGATGAACGGCACCACCTACGCCCACCGGTGCGGTCCGGACCCGTCGGCCTGGAAGGCGTACTGGCAGCGGATCGTCACCTCCATGCGGTCGGTCGAGGGCCAGCGGTTCCGCTTCGACTTCGCGCCGAGCCGCGGGCGGGACGCCGTTCCCTGGACCGAGTGCTACCCCGGCGACGACTTCGTGGACATCGTCGGCATGGACTCGTACGACCAGCCGCCGGGCGAGAACTTCGACGACCAGGTGCACGGGGAGTACGGGCTGCAGAAGCACGTGGACTTCGCGGCCGAGCACGGGAAGCCGATCTCCTATCCGGAGTGGGGCCTCTTCCGCAACGGCGACAATCCCGAGTACATGCGCCGGATGCTCGAATGGATGGATCTCCATCCGCCCGTCTACCAGACGATCACGGACTACTGCCCGCACGGGGTGTGGGGGTGCACCGGGAACCCCGAGGCCTCGAAGCTCTACCGGTCGTTCCTCATGGACGAGAACCGGCCGGCCCCCGACCCCGCGGATACCTCCCCCGCGCCGGGCGAGTGGTGCTTCCCGCTGTCCCTGAGCGACTGGATCACGGACTGGACGGCGAGCCGGCGGATCTGCGTACGGCTCTGA
- the lnt gene encoding apolipoprotein N-acyltransferase, whose protein sequence is MSATITSVEEPSPVPESRPRRRWTAWARPAAAVLSGVLLYVSFPPRPLWWLVLPGFALLGWVLHGRRPRAAFGLGLLAGLGFMLPLLHWTGEDVGAVPWLALAAAEALFVAVGCVGIAAVTRLAYWPFWAAAVWALDEAVRARVPFGGFPWGRIAFGQADGVFLPIAALGGTPLLSFAVVLCGFGLFETVRRIRAYRSTGELPRAATAMAAAAVLVPVAGAFGSLPLVSNSAEDGTATVAAIQGNVPRLGLDFNSQRRAVLDNHVRVTEQLAADVKAGKEPQPDFVLWPENSSDLDPYRNPDAWDVIDRAVRAIGVPTVVGAVVEPDTGKLRNTLIEWDPEKGPLDTYDKRHIQPFGEYMPMRSVARVFSKDVDRVQRDFGSGTKVGVFDLNGIKVGLVTCYEAAFDDAVRDTVEAGGRLIAVPSNNATFGRSEMTYQQLAMSRVRAVEHSRAVVVPVTSGVSAIIRPDGTIMEKSGFFTPAALVDEVPLRSSLTPATRMGALPEGILALFAAAGLVLVAVRSRRARRTA, encoded by the coding sequence GTGAGCGCCACCATCACCTCAGTCGAGGAACCGTCGCCCGTTCCCGAGTCCCGCCCCCGCAGGCGCTGGACCGCCTGGGCCAGGCCGGCCGCCGCAGTGCTCTCCGGAGTGCTGCTGTACGTGAGCTTCCCGCCCCGGCCCTTGTGGTGGCTGGTACTGCCGGGCTTCGCCCTGCTCGGCTGGGTCCTGCACGGACGCCGCCCGCGCGCGGCGTTCGGTCTGGGCCTGCTGGCCGGACTCGGCTTCATGCTGCCGCTGCTGCACTGGACCGGCGAGGACGTCGGCGCGGTGCCGTGGCTGGCACTGGCCGCCGCCGAGGCGCTCTTCGTCGCCGTGGGCTGCGTCGGCATCGCCGCCGTGACCAGGCTCGCGTACTGGCCGTTCTGGGCGGCGGCCGTCTGGGCCCTGGACGAGGCGGTCCGGGCCCGGGTGCCGTTCGGAGGGTTCCCCTGGGGCCGGATCGCCTTCGGCCAGGCAGACGGCGTCTTCCTGCCGATCGCCGCGCTCGGCGGTACACCGCTCCTCTCCTTCGCGGTGGTCCTCTGCGGATTCGGCCTCTTCGAGACGGTCCGGCGGATCCGCGCGTACCGCTCGACCGGAGAACTCCCGCGCGCGGCGACCGCGATGGCCGCGGCGGCGGTACTCGTCCCCGTCGCGGGCGCCTTCGGCTCGCTCCCGCTGGTCTCCAATTCGGCGGAGGACGGCACCGCGACCGTCGCCGCGATCCAGGGCAACGTGCCGCGCCTCGGCCTGGACTTCAACTCCCAGCGGCGCGCCGTGCTCGACAACCACGTGCGGGTCACCGAGCAGCTCGCGGCGGACGTGAAGGCGGGCAAGGAACCCCAGCCCGACTTCGTCCTCTGGCCGGAGAACTCCTCCGACCTCGACCCCTACCGCAACCCCGACGCCTGGGACGTCATCGACCGGGCGGTCCGGGCCATCGGCGTTCCCACGGTGGTCGGCGCGGTCGTCGAACCCGACACCGGCAAGCTGCGCAACACCCTGATCGAGTGGGACCCGGAGAAGGGGCCGCTGGACACGTACGACAAGCGTCACATCCAGCCGTTCGGCGAGTACATGCCGATGCGCTCGGTCGCCCGCGTCTTCAGCAAGGACGTCGACCGCGTCCAGCGCGATTTCGGCTCCGGCACCAAGGTCGGGGTCTTCGACCTCAACGGCATCAAGGTCGGCCTGGTCACCTGCTACGAGGCCGCGTTCGACGACGCCGTGCGCGACACCGTCGAGGCGGGCGGCCGGCTGATCGCCGTGCCCAGCAACAACGCCACGTTCGGCCGCAGCGAGATGACCTACCAGCAGCTCGCGATGTCCCGGGTGCGGGCGGTCGAGCACAGCCGCGCCGTCGTCGTACCGGTCACCAGCGGGGTCAGCGCCATCATCCGCCCGGACGGCACGATCATGGAGAAGTCCGGATTCTTCACCCCCGCGGCCCTGGTCGACGAGGTGCCCCTGCGGTCCTCGCTCACCCCCGCCACCCGGATGGGCGCACTCCCCGAAGGGATCCTCGCCCTCTTCGCCGCCGCCGGTCTCGTCCTCGTCGCCGTCCGTTCCCGGAGGGCCCGCCGCACCGCCTGA
- a CDS encoding glycosyltransferase, with translation MSAVAWIAVGSLVAWLWLLLGQGFFWRTDQRLPVRSAPAHWPPVAVVVPARDEAGILPSSLPSLLAQDYPGEVFVVLVDDCSTDGTGDLARELADRCGGLELQVVTPGEPEPGWTGKLWAVRHGMAVARRRNPEFLLLTDADIAHEPDSLRELVAAAGPAGPDGYALVSQMARLRVESVWERLVVPAFVYFFGQLFPFRRVNRTGFRTAAAAGGCVLLRDEAAVRAGVPESIRQAVIDDVSLARVVKRSGGRIWLGLAERVDSVRPYPGLGELWRMVSRSAYAQLRHSPLLLAGTVPGLALVYLAPPVTLVAGSLTGDPAAAWAGGLAWALMAGTYLPMLSYYRQSLWLAPLLPFTASLYLLMTVDSAVQHHRGRGAAWKGRTYPRPEAAPEP, from the coding sequence ATGAGCGCCGTTGCCTGGATCGCCGTGGGTTCTCTTGTCGCGTGGCTGTGGCTGTTGCTCGGCCAGGGGTTCTTCTGGCGCACGGACCAGCGGCTGCCCGTGCGGTCCGCGCCGGCTCACTGGCCCCCGGTCGCCGTCGTCGTGCCCGCCCGGGACGAGGCCGGGATCCTGCCGTCGAGCCTCCCTTCGCTGCTGGCCCAGGACTATCCGGGCGAGGTCTTCGTCGTCCTCGTCGACGACTGCAGCACGGACGGCACCGGTGACCTCGCGCGGGAGCTGGCCGACCGGTGCGGCGGGCTGGAGCTCCAGGTCGTCACTCCGGGCGAGCCGGAGCCGGGGTGGACCGGCAAGCTGTGGGCGGTGCGGCACGGGATGGCGGTGGCGCGACGGCGGAACCCGGAGTTCCTGCTGCTGACGGACGCGGACATCGCCCATGAGCCGGACAGCCTGCGGGAGCTGGTGGCGGCCGCGGGGCCGGCCGGCCCGGACGGCTACGCGCTGGTCTCGCAGATGGCCCGGCTCCGCGTGGAGAGCGTCTGGGAGCGGCTCGTGGTGCCGGCCTTCGTCTACTTCTTCGGGCAGCTCTTCCCCTTCCGCCGGGTGAACCGGACCGGGTTCCGCACGGCCGCGGCCGCCGGCGGGTGCGTGCTGCTGCGCGACGAGGCGGCGGTGCGGGCCGGGGTACCGGAGTCCATCCGGCAGGCGGTGATCGACGACGTGTCGCTGGCGCGGGTGGTCAAGCGTTCCGGCGGCCGGATCTGGCTGGGGCTCGCGGAGCGGGTGGACAGCGTCCGCCCGTACCCGGGGCTCGGGGAGCTGTGGCGGATGGTCTCGCGGAGCGCGTATGCGCAGTTGCGGCACAGTCCGCTGCTGCTGGCGGGGACGGTGCCGGGGCTCGCTCTCGTCTACCTCGCGCCGCCGGTGACGCTGGTGGCCGGGTCTCTGACGGGTGATCCGGCGGCCGCGTGGGCCGGGGGGCTGGCGTGGGCGCTGATGGCGGGGACGTACCTGCCGATGCTTTCGTACTACCGGCAGTCGCTCTGGCTCGCGCCGCTGCTGCCTTTCACGGCCTCGCTGTACCTGCTGATGACGGTGGACTCGGCGGTCCAGCACCACCGGGGGCGGGGTGCGGCCTGGAAGGGGCGTACCTATCCCCGGCCGGAGGCCGCGCCCGAGCCGTGA